The bacterium genome segment CAAAGCGCAGCAAATTCGATGGGAACGCCAGGACGGGTGGGAAGCGGGCGGCAAGCGGACACAAATGTAACTTGAGACAGGCGTGCTACAACATGGAAAAGTCGCGCACCTGCACGCAGGAGCGTTCCGGCAGCAGCCGGCCGTGAACGAGCACACGATGCTTATGCCAGACCGCGGCCTGCTGCATCAGCTCATTGCCTTTTTCAAAGGCAACAATCGTGAGAATCCGGCCTTCGGCGGTGCGCAGGCCGAAGCGATGGCTGGCGTCGTGGCCGTGTGCCAATTGCAGCTCATCCAGCATGACGCAATCGATGCAAATGATTTCGCCTTCCAAGCTGGCGTCAATGGCCTGGAAGCGTCCGGCCTCAGCGGCGGAGGGCGCACGCATGGTAAAATAGACCAGCAAACCGGGCAGCAACAGCAGCACCGCCAGAGTTGCAAGAGCCGGCACGGGCTGCCAGCGAAAAAGCTGTCGCAACTGCTCACCAAAGCCGTAGCGCGCGGGATAGTCCGCCAGCGCCTGCTGCAGCCGCGCACGCAGCGAGGCGGGCGCGGTCACCCGGCGGGCATGCTGCTGCACCAGCAGCTTCATCTGCCTTTGCTGCTGGACTTCCTGAGCACAGTTCGGGCATTTCCCAACGTGCTCTGCCACCGCGGCGGCCGTGGTCTCGTCCAACTCCCGGTCAATGAAGGCAGCGGCTCTTGCGATTACTTGTTCACAGGGCAATGTCATAACGCGCCTCGACAGCATGCGAAGTTTCATTCCGGTGCGGGTTTTTGCGGTTTGATGGTGCCGGTGCCGCGGGCATACTCTCCCAGGTATTGCTGCAACTGCCGGCGGGCGCGCGACAGGCGTGACATCACCGTGCCGATCGGCACGCCCATGATGCCGGCGATTTCCTTGTAGGAGAATTCTTCGAGATCGCACAGCAGCACGACCATGCGAAATTCAGGGGAGAGTTTTTGCAGAGCGGCATTTACCTCGTCGCCAAAGAGATCGGCATAGCGCCGCTCGTCGTAATCGGTCTCGAATCGGTCAGGCCGTTCGCTTTCCGGCTGCGAATACGAGAGTGCGGTTTTTTCGAAATCGACCTGCGGCGGCACGCGCTTCTTGCGGCGATACTCATTGATGAAGGTGTTGATCAGAATGCGAAAGATCCAGGCCTTGAAATTGGTGCCGGCTGCGAACTTGTCGAAGAAGCGAAAGGCGCGCAGGTAGGTTTCCTGCACCAGATCTTCGGCATCGAGGCGGTGCCGGGTAAGGCGTAACGCCAGGTTGTGCAGCGCATCCATCTGCGGAAAGGCGAGCGCCTCGAATTGGCGGCGACGCTCCTCCCCTGCCGGTTTCAAACGAAACATGAGATTCCTCGTTTCTCCCCGCCGCCGCGGCTGCCGCCGGGCAGTGGCAACTGCTCCCGGCGGCGCACCGGCTCACTTCGGGGGACAGTAAAATGAGGAATCTTTGGCAAAAACACAACCTCGCGCGTGCCGGACGGCGGCCGGAACACCGCGTCTCAGGAGGCCGGCGCATTGCGCAGCGCCTGCTCCAGCACTTCACGCAACTGGCCGGCGGAGAGCATGCCCACAAAGTTGTTGACCACCCGGCCGGCGCGGTCGATGATGACAGTTTGCGGAATGCCGTTGACGTTGTAGCGCATCGCGATTTCCGGCGAGCCGATCAACACGGGATACGCAATCGGAATTCGCGCCATGAACGCGGGCACGGCGGCGCGCGGGTCATCGTCCAGCGAGATGCCCAAGAACTCCACGCCGCGCTCGCGATAATTGGCGTAGACTTCATTGAAATCCGGAATCTCACGGCGGCAGGGCCCGCACCAAGTCGCCCAAAAATTCACCACTACCACTTTTTCACCTTCAAAACTGCGCAAGTTCACGGATTCGCCCGCGAGCGTCGGCAGGGTAAAATCCGCGAGTTTCTCGCTTTCCGGCACGGCCTGCGACGGTCTGCCGGCGGTTTGTTGCGCTTGTTGCTGCTCCTGGCAGGCGGTGAGGCCCAAGCCCAAAGCCAATACGATAATCGTTGCGCTTCCCAGTCTCATACATACCCTCGAATTGATATGACAAAATGAATAACAGCGGCGACGAGGGCAAATATTCCTCGTTTCCGCTTCACGGTGTGCGCAACAATAATCAATTATCCGGACTGAAACAACCGGAAATCACGGCCGGCGCGAGTGGCGGTGAATTCCCGTGAGATTTGTCGGCTAATGTGCGCGTCTGTCGGTATACTCTCTCGCATCACGGCCGCACACTTTCGCAACACGGCTGTTCCCACCTCCAACGCAACTGTCAGGCCCACCGCTCACGACCGGCAGGGAAAGCTGGCAGCTTGCGCTCACCTCCACGGCTCTTGCGCAGCAGCAATGCCGGCATCGAACACGCTGCCGTTCAACCGCGATTCATGTTCTCACGGGTCACACGCCCGTCTTCATTCGGAGAAACGCGACCATGAACCTCAAATCTTCTCTCGCTGTTGGAATCCTGCTGGCGGTATTTGCCGCAGGCTGCAACATCTTTTCCCCCTTCAGCTCGGGTGACAAGGATAATGATCCCGAGGCCCTGTTGGCCGAGGCACAAGCCGAGCTCAAGAACAACAATCCGCAAAAAGCGCTGTCCCTGCTCGAGCGCGCCAAACAGAAGTCACCGGGAACGCCGTTGATTCGCTACTATCATGCCGTCGCAACCATCCGCGCCTATGACGTCGATTTCGACGTCTTCATCGACGCGTTGCAGCCCACCACCGCGGCGCCGGCAGCCGACAAGCATCACCGCAACCTGATCGCGGCAGTGAATGACACGCTGCAGTTGTTCAATTTCACCGAAGCCGAGCTGGCCCGGCTGCTCACCGTGTTCCATGCCGTGCGGGACGACCTGGAGCCGGTGGTGGCGGGATTGATCACCGGCAAAATCAAACCCGGTGAGTTTCCCTTTGCCAATGACGCCTATCTGAGCTGCGGCGTCGCCTCCCTGGTTTACGGCTTCGTGCTGATGCTGGATCAGGATCACAACTACGCCACCGGCTTCCAACTGGATTCGCGTCTTTCCATCAACAAGGCCGCGGGCCTCTATCAGGTTTTCGTTGCCGACCCGCAGAAAACCGCGAATCAGATTTGCCTGGAGGTCGAGAGCATCATTCAGGCGAACTATCCGCTGCTCGAGCAGGGACTGGTGTGCCTGTGGTACTACTACAATGATGCCACTTTCGGCCGCTTGCCCACCACGGTGGCGCCGGTTCCGCCCGCCGCCTTGCCGGGCAATGTGCGCAACACGCCTTCCGGCCAGTTCTTGCGCGTGGTCTTCGAAGGCCTGAGCGCGCTGTACGGCTTCAAATGCTGAAGCGCAGCACGGTCTTTTGCCCTGATCGAAACCGGTCGAGCGCGAGGAAAACCGCCCGGCCGGATCACCCTGAAACGTTTCCGAGCATAACCAGCCGCCGGGTGGCTCAAGCACCGCCGCCCGGCCGGTGTTTTCCACCTTGATCAAATCTCGATGAGCTGCCTACCTATGCGAAACCTCCTGCGATCCACGGTACTCGCGGTCTTGTGCTGGGTTGCCCACAGCAGCGCCCAGGACATGCCGCGCATGGTCGTCTACAATGTGCGCGCGCTCGGCATGGGCGGCGCCGCAGTGGCAGTGGCGGGTGAAGACAATGTCTTTTTCTTCAACCCGGCCCTGCTCACCACCTTGCGCTATGCGCGCTTCAACCTGGTTGATTTGAGTCTGCGCGCGAACACGCACGCGCTCAACCAGTATCGCTTTTATCAGGATCATCGCGACCAGTTGAACAACATCAGCCGGCTGAGCACCGATGAGCTGAACGGGCTGTATCGCGAGGCGCTCGATGCCGCGCAGCGGCAGGCCATCGTCGGCGTGGAAGGTCCGGTACCCATTCACTTTCTGTCACGGCACCTCGGCTTGGGTGTGTTCAGCGCCGGCCAGGCCACCTACGAAATCTTCGCCGGCGCCACCGGCATTCCCCTGTTGGACGCCCGCTTGCAGGGCGACATGCAGGTGATGGCTTTGCTGGCGCACACGTTTTCCGCCGGCCCGCGCGGCCGCGCCGGCGACCTCAGCATCGGCGTCTCCGGAAAATATTTGAAACGCTGGCTCACGCGCAAGACCAAAAACATCTCGGGCTTCTCCAACAATGAAAGCCTGCATTTCTATCGCGGCCAAAGCATCGGTGTGGATGTCGGCGCCTTCTACACTTTGAACCGGCGCCTCCATTTCGGCGCAACGCTCTACGACCTCTTTGCCACGCCTTTCAAGTGGAATGTCAAGGGCGCCACGCTGGACAATCCCGTGCCGGCGGACAAGATTTCGCCCTCCTATCGTCTGGGCATGGTCTATCGTCCCGGCATCAAGTTCAAAAAGCTGTTCTACAATCTCACCCTCGCGCTCGACTTTGACGAGCCGTTCACCGGCGATGACACGTTCTTCAAGACGGTACACCTGGGCACCGAAGCGCAATTGACGCCGCTGCTGGCCGCGCGCGCCGGCTTCAATCAAGGCTATCCCGCGGTGGGCGTCGGCTTGAATCTCTATGTCATCCGCGCCGACTATGCGTTTTATGGTGAGGAAATGGGCAAATTTGCCGGACAAACCGCCGCCTGGAATCATGCCGTGCGTGTGCAAGTCGGCTTCTGATGACGCGTCTCACCCCAATAAAAAAGGCCCAATGCCGCGGGTTGCGGCTTGGGCCTTTGTCTTTTCCCGACGCTTGTGCTATGGCTTGGTTGCCGGCTTGCCTTCCGAATTCAAGACCACGAGGTCACCGGCATTCAGCTCACGCAAGCCGGCCTCGATCTTGGCAACGTCACCGACCAGCAGCAGCGTCGCCTGGCCGGGCGCGGCGTACTTCTGCGCCGCCGCATTCACCTCCGCCAGCGTGGCTTTGGCAGATTCATCGCTTTCGCGCTGCAGTTCAGTGATCGGCATTCCCGCCGCCCACAAGTCTGCAATTTGCCCGGCGATGCGGCCGTGCGATTCGAATTGCTGGGCATAGCCGCGAATGCGCGTCGCCTTGGCGTCTTCGAGTTCCTGCTCGGAGATCGGCTTGGCGCCGGACAGGTTCTGCAATTCCGCCAGGAACTCCGCCACCGACTCTTTGGTCTTGTTGGTTTGCACCCCGCCGTTGGCCCACCAACTGCCGGCCTGCGAGAGCAGCGCCAGATTGGAAAAAACGCCGTAGGAATAGCCCTTGTTCTCGCGCAGATTCAGATTCAACCGCGTGCCGAAACCACCGCCGCCCCACACGGCATCGGCCAGCCGCAGCGCGTAGTAGTCCGGTGCCTTGCGATTGGGTGCCGGCAGAATTTGAGTGACCACGGTTTGCGCAGCATCCTGGCGATCAACCACGTAGATCTTGCCGGTGCCCATCGGTTTGGGCGCGGGAATGTTGACTGCCGGCGCGGCGCCACCACTCCAAGTGCCAAAATGCCGCTGCACCAAATCCGTGGCTTGCGCCAGCGTGATGTCGCCGACAAAAATCAGCGCCGAACTGGCCGGCTTCCAATAGGTCTCGTGAAACGCCACCAAATCCGCACGCGTGATCTGTTGCACCGTTGCCGGCAGCATGGCGCGGCCATAGGGATGGTCGTGGCCAAAGACCAACATGCCGCGAATGCGCGCGGCCAGGGCATTCGGATTGTTCTCCTGTTGGGAAAGATTATCGAGCGTGCGCTTCTTTTCGCGGTCAACTTCGGACTCGGGGAACACCGGTTGGCGCACCACTTCCGCCACGAGGGCGAGAGCAGGATCGACATTGCGGCTCAACACTTCGAGACCAAGCTGGGAGGCCTCGCGCGTGGCAAAACCAAACAGGCTGGTGCCGAGATCGCCGAGCGCATCTTCGATCTCCAGCGCCTTGCGGGTTTTCGTGCCCATGTCGATGGTTGAAATCACCATGTTCGCCACGCCCTCCTTGCCGGAAGGATCAGCAACGTTGCCGGCGCGGGTCACGAACGTCACCGCCACCTTGGGCAGCTCCGGCCGTTCGACGACGAAAATATCGATGCCATTCGCTGCTTTGGCAGACTTGACCTCGGGCGTGCGGAAAGGCTTGTCCACGCCGAGCACCGGCTGCTGCTGGCGGTCGAGCGCGACGTCAGCGGGCCGGCCGGAGGTTTCAGGATGGAAGCGCACCAGCAGACGATTGCGTGTATCCAACCAGGTGGCCACCACCTGACGCACATCGTTGACCGTGACGCGGCGGAAGCGATTGACATCCGCCTCGAATTTGTTGGGATCGCCCAGGTAGATATTGTATTGATTCAGCAAATCGGCCTTGCCGCCAAAACCGCCGATACGCTCCAGGCCGGTGACGAAGTTGTATTCGCGTTTGGTTTGCGCGCGCCGCAACTCTGCCGGCGTCGGGCCTTCCTTGGCGAGCCGGCTCAGCTCCGCGGTCACGATGCCCTCGATCTGTTCCAGCTCCACGCCCGGCCGCGCCGTGGCCACCACCGAGAAGAAACCGGAGATTTCCATGGGATTGTTGAAGGAAAAGACGTTGGTGCAGAGCTGCCGGTCATACACCAGGACTTTGTTGAGGCGCGCGGAAAGGCCATCCGTCAATATCGCGGAGGCCAATTCCAGCGGCGCTTCTTCGGGCGAGAAATACTCCGGCACCGGCCAGGTCATGTAGGTGCGTGCCTGCGGCACCCGATCGAGCGCTTCGATGATCCTTTCGCCCTCGAGTTTGGGAAGCCAGCGGGCGGGCCGGTCGAGCGCCGGGCCGGGCGGAATGCCGCCGAAGTATTTTTCCACCAGCCGCTTGGTTTCCGCGGGGTCGAAGTCGCCGGCAATCACCAGCGAAAGATTGTTGGGCGTGTAGTAGGTGCGGAAGAACTCCTTGACATCATCGAGCGAGGCCGCGGTGAGATCCTCGTGGCTGCCGATGACCATCCAGGAATAGGGATGGCCGGCGGGATGGAGATTCTCCACGATCAATTTGAAGGCCCGGCCATAGGGTTGATTCTCCAGCCCCTGGCGCCGCTCGTTCTTCACCACGTCGCGCTGGTTGTCCAACTTTTCCTGGTTCAACGCTTCGGTCAAAGTGGCGAGGCGGTCCGATTCCACCCACAACAGAGCTTCGAGATTGCCGGAGGGCACGGTGGCGAAGTAGTTGGTGCGATCATTATCGGTGGTGCCATTGACGCCACCCTCGCGCAGATTGGCACCCGCCTTTTCGACATAGGTGAAATAGTCCTCCGCCGCATTCTTGGAGCCCTGGAACATCATATGCTCGAACAAATGCGCAAAGCCGGTACGGCCCGGCTTCTCGTTCTTCGAGCCGACATGAAACCATTGATTGACGTGCACGATCGGCAATTTGCGGTCGACGTGCAAAATCACCTGCAGCCCGTTCGAAAGCGTGTACTTCTCGAACTCGACCTTGGGCATGCCGCTTTGCTTGGGCCCGGGCTGGGCATGGGCCGACACAAACAGCAGCAGCGCGCCGAGCACCAGGCCGCCGCGGCTGCGTAAAGAGGTTGCCATACACATTCTCCTTGTTCCTGTTTCTGTTGTGAATTGTATCATAGACGCTTTGCCCGCGCCTTGCCTTCATCCCGGCAGGATGGCGCCGGTGCGGGGAAGAGGTTGGCGATATGACTTTGCATGGTGGGTAATCATTCCTCCGCAAGTGAGGCGTTGCCTCAGCGGACTGGGACGAGATCACTTTCCAGACAAGCTGAATGCCTATCTCGCTGCATACGGCACATAAGAACTTTGCACCGTGCCGTCTTCGAACAAATCCACCAGCACATAGGCCGGCGGGAATTCCTGATAAGCGCCCTTCCACCAATTCCCCGAGACGGCGCCGTTACAGAGATACTTGACGCCGAGGTATTCGACCTCATCCCGCAGATGAATGTGGCCGCTCAGGCAGAGTTTGACGTTCGCGTGTTTTCTGAACAGATCCTTGAGGCGCCGCGCATCCACATGCATCCACGCGGACGGCACCCGCCATTCACCGCTGCTTTCATTCTCCCCGTCGAAAAAGGCGCAGAAACAGATAATCGGAATATGAGACAGTACACCGATGGGAATCGTTGCAGGCGTGCGGCGCAGATCTTCTTGCAGCCATTCGAACTGCGCCTCGTCGAGGCGGGCGAGATAGCCGCCGGGCGCGATGTGCGTGCTGTCCAGCACGATGAAATGCCAGCCGGCCCGGTCGAAGCTGTAGTAGCGTGTGCTGAGGCCGAGTTCCTCCAGCGCCCATTGTTTGCCGTAGAGCCGGTCGGAGGAGATTGAACCCTCTGACTGCTTCCACCCCCAAACATCGTGATTACCCAGGCAGTGCACCACGGGCAGGGAACATTCATTGCGCAGCACGTCCTGCCAGATTTGCCACTGGATCCTGGTTCGCGCCTTGCCGGCCGCGAGCGCATCCATGATGCAATCGCCGCCATTGAAGATGATCTCGGGCGGGTCGGGCTGATTTTGGGCATGATGCAACGCGGCTGCCATGCCCGCGGCCGCGTGCAACTCCGGCTGAACGTGAATGTCGGTCAAATGCGCGAGGCGTAAAACGCGCTGGGCCGGCGCCGCTTCGCCCGGGGCGGCGAGGGCGCTCAGGGTCGTGGTTCCCAAACCGGCAGCCGCGGCTTGGCGCAAAAACACACGACGGGAGAGGCGACGATTCATGCAGGTATTCCCAGTCGGACTATTTCGGCCCGGATTGGTTGAACTCTTCTAAA includes the following:
- a CDS encoding metallophosphoesterase encodes the protein MNRRLSRRVFLRQAAAAGLGTTTLSALAAPGEAAPAQRVLRLAHLTDIHVQPELHAAAGMAAALHHAQNQPDPPEIIFNGGDCIMDALAAGKARTRIQWQIWQDVLRNECSLPVVHCLGNHDVWGWKQSEGSISSDRLYGKQWALEELGLSTRYYSFDRAGWHFIVLDSTHIAPGGYLARLDEAQFEWLQEDLRRTPATIPIGVLSHIPIICFCAFFDGENESSGEWRVPSAWMHVDARRLKDLFRKHANVKLCLSGHIHLRDEVEYLGVKYLCNGAVSGNWWKGAYQEFPPAYVLVDLFEDGTVQSSYVPYAAR
- a CDS encoding insulinase family protein; amino-acid sequence: MATSLRSRGGLVLGALLLFVSAHAQPGPKQSGMPKVEFEKYTLSNGLQVILHVDRKLPIVHVNQWFHVGSKNEKPGRTGFAHLFEHMMFQGSKNAAEDYFTYVEKAGANLREGGVNGTTDNDRTNYFATVPSGNLEALLWVESDRLATLTEALNQEKLDNQRDVVKNERRQGLENQPYGRAFKLIVENLHPAGHPYSWMVIGSHEDLTAASLDDVKEFFRTYYTPNNLSLVIAGDFDPAETKRLVEKYFGGIPPGPALDRPARWLPKLEGERIIEALDRVPQARTYMTWPVPEYFSPEEAPLELASAILTDGLSARLNKVLVYDRQLCTNVFSFNNPMEISGFFSVVATARPGVELEQIEGIVTAELSRLAKEGPTPAELRRAQTKREYNFVTGLERIGGFGGKADLLNQYNIYLGDPNKFEADVNRFRRVTVNDVRQVVATWLDTRNRLLVRFHPETSGRPADVALDRQQQPVLGVDKPFRTPEVKSAKAANGIDIFVVERPELPKVAVTFVTRAGNVADPSGKEGVANMVISTIDMGTKTRKALEIEDALGDLGTSLFGFATREASQLGLEVLSRNVDPALALVAEVVRQPVFPESEVDREKKRTLDNLSQQENNPNALAARIRGMLVFGHDHPYGRAMLPATVQQITRADLVAFHETYWKPASSALIFVGDITLAQATDLVQRHFGTWSGGAAPAVNIPAPKPMGTGKIYVVDRQDAAQTVVTQILPAPNRKAPDYYALRLADAVWGGGGFGTRLNLNLRENKGYSYGVFSNLALLSQAGSWWANGGVQTNKTKESVAEFLAELQNLSGAKPISEQELEDAKATRIRGYAQQFESHGRIAGQIADLWAAGMPITELQRESDESAKATLAEVNAAAQKYAAPGQATLLLVGDVAKIEAGLRELNAGDLVVLNSEGKPATKP
- a CDS encoding sigma-70 family RNA polymerase sigma factor, translated to MFRLKPAGEERRRQFEALAFPQMDALHNLALRLTRHRLDAEDLVQETYLRAFRFFDKFAAGTNFKAWIFRILINTFINEYRRKKRVPPQVDFEKTALSYSQPESERPDRFETDYDERRYADLFGDEVNAALQKLSPEFRMVVLLCDLEEFSYKEIAGIMGVPIGTVMSRLSRARRQLQQYLGEYARGTGTIKPQKPAPE
- a CDS encoding TlpA family protein disulfide reductase, whose amino-acid sequence is MRLGSATIIVLALGLGLTACQEQQQAQQTAGRPSQAVPESEKLADFTLPTLAGESVNLRSFEGEKVVVVNFWATWCGPCRREIPDFNEVYANYRERGVEFLGISLDDDPRAAVPAFMARIPIAYPVLIGSPEIAMRYNVNGIPQTVIIDRAGRVVNNFVGMLSAGQLREVLEQALRNAPAS
- a CDS encoding zf-HC2 domain-containing protein, with the translated sequence MTLPCEQVIARAAAFIDRELDETTAAAVAEHVGKCPNCAQEVQQQRQMKLLVQQHARRVTAPASLRARLQQALADYPARYGFGEQLRQLFRWQPVPALATLAVLLLLPGLLVYFTMRAPSAAEAGRFQAIDASLEGEIICIDCVMLDELQLAHGHDASHRFGLRTAEGRILTIVAFEKGNELMQQAAVWHKHRVLVHGRLLPERSCVQVRDFSML